The Arthrobacter sp. NicSoilC5 genome has a window encoding:
- a CDS encoding DUF3846 domain-containing protein: MDTRTYTALVIPAGNAEPIRLEQVDADLKALEALVGGPLESVIRGDWHVYLNAESVTRLLPVNFRAGQLMHECGLDLDGIRGTAVFLGRGEHGTETDIPEHLERLVEELFGALAA, from the coding sequence ATGGACACCAGAACTTACACAGCACTTGTCATACCGGCCGGCAATGCCGAGCCCATCCGCCTGGAACAGGTTGACGCGGACCTGAAGGCCCTTGAAGCCCTGGTGGGCGGCCCGCTGGAATCCGTGATCCGCGGCGACTGGCATGTCTACCTCAACGCGGAAAGCGTCACGAGGCTCCTTCCGGTCAACTTCCGCGCTGGGCAGCTGATGCACGAATGCGGCCTGGACCTTGACGGGATCCGCGGCACCGCAGTTTTCCTGGGCCGCGGCGAACACGGCACCGAGACAGACATCCCCGAGCACCTGGAGCGGCTCGTGGAGGAGCTTTTCGGGGCGTTGGCCGCCTAG
- the mmuM gene encoding homocysteine S-methyltransferase: protein MPSLSSLSAALESGRTLIADGALATELEARGCNLDDSLWSAKVLLEQPGLIRDVHRDYFAAGANIATTASYQATPRGFAARGMAEEEALDLVELSVRLADEARREHLMEHPDAGPLLVGGSVGPYGAYLADGSEYRGDYSLAPGEFEEFHAPRVAALVKAGVDFLAFETLPSFAEAEALLALSREHGVDTWFSFSLRDGGHISDGTPLADVAQRVNGHPHVAAVGVNCVPLGLVRPALAALRPHTDIPLVAYPNSGETYDSATKTWSQASGDEGGAAGGGAPASLAAGAGEWQQAGARILGGCCRTTPRDIAALAAQA, encoded by the coding sequence ATGCCTTCCCTTTCTTCCCTCTCCGCCGCACTGGAATCCGGCCGCACCCTGATTGCCGACGGCGCCCTGGCCACCGAACTGGAGGCGCGCGGCTGCAACCTGGACGACTCCCTGTGGTCGGCCAAAGTCCTGCTGGAGCAGCCCGGGCTTATCCGGGACGTGCACCGAGACTACTTCGCGGCGGGTGCGAACATCGCCACCACAGCCAGCTACCAGGCAACGCCCCGGGGGTTTGCGGCACGGGGCATGGCAGAGGAGGAAGCCCTGGACCTGGTGGAACTGTCCGTCCGGCTGGCGGATGAAGCACGGCGGGAGCACCTGATGGAGCATCCGGACGCCGGGCCGCTGCTGGTGGGGGGCTCCGTGGGCCCATACGGCGCCTATCTCGCGGACGGCTCGGAATACCGGGGGGACTACAGCCTCGCCCCCGGGGAGTTCGAGGAGTTCCATGCTCCCCGCGTAGCGGCACTGGTCAAGGCCGGCGTGGACTTCCTCGCCTTCGAGACGCTGCCCTCCTTCGCCGAGGCGGAGGCCCTGCTGGCACTCAGCCGGGAACACGGCGTCGACACCTGGTTCTCCTTTTCCCTTCGCGACGGCGGCCACATCAGCGACGGCACGCCGCTGGCCGATGTCGCGCAACGCGTGAACGGGCACCCGCACGTTGCGGCGGTCGGAGTGAACTGCGTGCCCCTTGGCCTGGTACGGCCGGCGCTGGCCGCCCTGCGCCCGCACACGGACATACCCCTGGTGGCCTACCCGAATTCGGGGGAGACCTACGATTCCGCAACCAAGACGTGGAGCCAGGCAAGCGGAGACGAGGGCGGCGCGGCCGGGGGAGGGGCGCCTGCAAGCCTGGCCGCGGGTGCCGGGGAATGGCAGCAAGCGGGCGCGCGCATCCTGGGTGGCTGCTGCCGGACCACTCCCCGGGACATCGCTGCATTGGCCGCGCAGGCGTAG
- a CDS encoding amino acid permease — MEPTPPLTLDPRPAAPQPVESALRRSMGPRHLVMIAMGGVIGSGLFVSSGYTISQAGPLGAVIAYLVGAFVVYLVMACLGELAIAYPVSGAFHIYAARSIGPATGFATAWLYWLCWAVAIGSEFTASGLLMQRWFPDVEVWVWCLVFAAILFGFNAVSSRFFGEAEFWFAIVKVAAIIGLIVLGGAALFGFHPLSSGGNHPLLLQNFATDSGLFPNGFTGILVTVLAVFYAFSGSELIGVAAGETKDPATAIPKAMRTTVIRLLIFFVGAITVIAATIPYTEVGLDESPFVTVFSAIGVPFAADIMNFVIITALLSAGNSGLYSCARMLYSLADEGHAPRALKKLNRGIPMVALSVSMVGGLASLLSSVVAPETVYLVLVSVAGFAVVGVWMSITASHYFHRRAFIRDGGDVSTLAYRAPLFPLVPILAFSLCVISLVGIALDPAQAAALYFGIPFVAACYAYFHFRHGRSAARAGR, encoded by the coding sequence GTGGAACCCACACCCCCGCTCACCCTCGATCCACGGCCTGCGGCACCGCAGCCCGTGGAGTCCGCCCTCCGCCGTTCCATGGGGCCTCGCCATCTGGTCATGATCGCCATGGGTGGGGTGATCGGCTCCGGCCTCTTCGTCAGCTCGGGCTACACCATCTCCCAGGCCGGCCCGCTTGGCGCCGTCATCGCGTACCTGGTGGGCGCCTTCGTGGTGTACCTGGTCATGGCATGCCTGGGCGAACTGGCCATCGCCTATCCCGTATCCGGCGCCTTCCACATCTACGCCGCCCGCTCCATCGGGCCGGCCACGGGGTTCGCCACCGCCTGGCTGTACTGGCTGTGCTGGGCCGTGGCCATCGGCTCCGAGTTCACCGCGTCCGGGCTCCTCATGCAGCGTTGGTTCCCGGACGTTGAGGTGTGGGTCTGGTGCTTGGTCTTTGCCGCCATCCTCTTTGGCTTCAACGCCGTCTCCTCCCGGTTCTTTGGCGAGGCCGAGTTCTGGTTCGCCATCGTGAAGGTGGCCGCCATCATCGGCCTGATCGTCCTGGGCGGGGCGGCGCTGTTCGGCTTCCACCCGCTCAGCAGCGGCGGCAACCACCCGCTCCTGCTCCAGAACTTCGCCACGGATTCGGGCCTCTTCCCCAACGGATTCACCGGCATCCTGGTCACGGTGCTGGCCGTCTTCTATGCCTTCTCCGGGTCGGAACTGATCGGCGTCGCCGCCGGTGAGACCAAGGACCCCGCAACCGCCATTCCCAAGGCCATGCGCACCACCGTGATCCGGCTGCTGATCTTCTTCGTGGGTGCCATCACCGTTATCGCCGCCACCATCCCCTATACGGAAGTGGGGCTGGACGAGAGCCCGTTCGTCACTGTCTTCTCCGCCATCGGCGTGCCGTTCGCCGCGGACATCATGAACTTCGTCATCATCACGGCCCTGCTGTCCGCCGGAAACAGTGGCCTCTACTCCTGCGCCCGGATGCTGTATTCGCTCGCCGATGAAGGGCATGCACCCCGCGCCCTGAAGAAGCTGAACCGCGGCATTCCCATGGTGGCCCTCTCCGTGAGCATGGTGGGCGGCCTCGCTTCCCTGCTCAGCAGCGTGGTGGCCCCGGAAACCGTGTACCTGGTCCTCGTCTCGGTGGCAGGCTTCGCCGTGGTGGGTGTGTGGATGTCCATCACCGCGTCGCACTACTTCCACCGCCGCGCCTTCATCCGCGACGGCGGCGACGTCTCCACCCTTGCCTACCGGGCGCCCCTGTTCCCGCTGGTCCCCATCCTCGCGTTCTCCCTCTGCGTCATCTCCCTGGTCGGCATCGCGCTCGACCCGGCCCAGGCGGCCGCGCTCTACTTCGGCATCCCCTTTGTCGCCGCCTGCTACGCGTACTTCCACTTCCGGCACGGACGCAGCGCCGCGCGGGCAGGCCGGTAG
- a CDS encoding IclR family transcriptional regulator C-terminal domain-containing protein, with product MESTAEASSMAQGLRILRHVVEREKRGQAPLGVSQLAAELGMEQSRVSRLAQELCGLELLERFDRGPFRTGPRFFGLAAALNTGWVREAKPLLEELVAGLGVRARLSVRDGYRVILLRASSNEGVPGSFVVPGMVTPVWCTGAGRALLWDFDRSALAELLADVNYIGIGGPGAAHTTDGIWDLMERDRTAGFIAAEEEFEHGVVELAVPVRDAGGSILGALSVLGSRGEFGADSAAAAAVLSAAATRLGAPGT from the coding sequence GTGGAATCAACCGCCGAGGCGTCCTCGATGGCGCAGGGACTGCGGATCCTGCGGCACGTGGTGGAACGGGAAAAGCGGGGGCAGGCGCCGCTGGGTGTTTCGCAGCTCGCCGCGGAGCTTGGCATGGAACAAAGCCGGGTGTCGCGCCTGGCCCAGGAGCTGTGCGGCCTGGAACTGCTGGAGCGCTTTGACCGCGGGCCGTTCCGGACAGGCCCCCGCTTCTTCGGCCTTGCCGCCGCCTTGAACACGGGCTGGGTCCGGGAGGCGAAGCCGCTGCTTGAGGAGCTGGTCGCCGGGCTGGGGGTGCGGGCACGGCTTTCGGTCCGCGACGGGTACCGGGTCATCCTGCTCCGCGCCTCGAGCAATGAAGGCGTGCCCGGCAGTTTCGTGGTGCCCGGCATGGTCACGCCCGTCTGGTGCACCGGCGCCGGGAGGGCCCTGCTGTGGGACTTCGACCGGTCCGCCCTGGCCGAACTGCTCGCGGACGTGAATTACATCGGCATCGGCGGACCCGGCGCTGCCCACACTACCGACGGTATCTGGGATCTCATGGAGCGGGACCGCACTGCCGGGTTCATCGCCGCCGAGGAGGAGTTTGAACACGGCGTGGTGGAGCTTGCCGTGCCCGTGCGGGACGCAGGCGGTTCCATCCTGGGGGCGCTCAGTGTGCTGGGCAGCCGCGGAGAATTCGGAGCTGATTCCGCTGCCGCGGCAGCTGTGCTTTCGGCCGCCGCCACGCGCCTCGGTGCACCCGGGACCTGA
- a CDS encoding IclR family transcriptional regulator C-terminal domain-containing protein, with the protein MSKTSSMGRGIQAVLAVGERHARGFPGGSAAEVAAALDRDRSQVSRSLRTGGQEGFLARTAARTYVLDWSVFTDAQLLTERRLQADGATALDALAAGTNEACFLGVLRGDSTVTIGESVPAGSNLVGSWLGRPYPAYCSDAGQAVLWEAPEEEVRSVFSQVVFTRHGPNTPASVDEFLARREAARARGYSIVDEEAEPGLYSLAVPVRDFKGDVVAALQIVGIKDRLEPRRESCAAALMAQGSWLESRLGYRS; encoded by the coding sequence ATGTCGAAGACCTCCAGCATGGGCCGCGGAATCCAGGCCGTGCTTGCCGTGGGGGAACGCCACGCACGGGGGTTTCCCGGCGGCAGCGCCGCCGAGGTCGCCGCCGCTCTGGACAGGGACCGGAGCCAGGTGTCCCGCAGCCTGCGGACCGGCGGACAGGAAGGCTTCCTGGCCCGCACTGCGGCGCGCACCTATGTCCTGGACTGGTCGGTCTTCACGGACGCGCAACTGCTGACCGAACGCCGGCTCCAGGCCGACGGCGCCACCGCCCTGGACGCCCTGGCCGCCGGGACCAATGAGGCGTGCTTCCTTGGAGTGCTGCGCGGTGACAGCACGGTGACCATCGGTGAGAGTGTCCCGGCCGGCAGCAACCTGGTGGGTTCATGGCTGGGCCGCCCGTATCCCGCCTACTGCAGTGACGCCGGCCAGGCGGTCCTGTGGGAGGCTCCGGAAGAGGAGGTCCGGAGCGTGTTTTCACAGGTCGTGTTCACGCGCCACGGCCCCAATACGCCCGCAAGCGTGGACGAGTTCCTGGCGCGGCGGGAGGCGGCGCGCGCCCGCGGATACTCGATCGTGGACGAAGAGGCCGAGCCCGGGCTGTACTCCTTGGCCGTGCCGGTCCGTGACTTCAAGGGCGACGTGGTGGCGGCCCTGCAGATCGTGGGCATCAAGGACCGGCTGGAACCACGGCGGGAATCATGCGCAGCCGCCCTGATGGCCCAGGGATCCTGGCTCGAGTCAAGGCTCGGCTACCGGAGCTGA